One part of the Salvelinus sp. IW2-2015 linkage group LG28, ASM291031v2, whole genome shotgun sequence genome encodes these proteins:
- the LOC111954559 gene encoding B2 bradykinin receptor-like: MFRNTTERLLPTEDPHSELDWTELDPYNCTLLYNYTAAWDWLSTYQPAYLVLLSVVGVLANGLVLYVFCLQRKLCTVADVYLGNLAAADLVIVSCLPFWAATIANGYHWEFGEPMCKLVNVAISMNYYCSVFFLVLVSVDRYLALVRPMCQSRLRRASWAKRICLGIWIMGFLLSLPILFFRKVKYVAKAGVTACYLAYPHPDWEIQRNITNNVVGFLLPVIVVAYCSRHIVIALKNGQIRKTPGVRSERKATQLVLTVLTVFLICWTPYQVVRFLDTLDYFQVTPGCLWGHILDISIQLSTYLAYANSAINPFLYVIVGRHFRKRAKEVFRTMLNRRLTEKSFLTVNFTSSGKLDTQRIQCKQLVKQTVMIQCEQLVKQTVT, translated from the coding sequence ATGTTCCGGAACACAACCGAGAGGCTCCTCCCCACTGAGGACCCTCACTCAGAGCTGGATTGGACCGAGTTGGACCCCTACAACTGTACACTACTGTACAACTACACTGCAGCCTGGGACTGGCTCTCCACCTACCAGCCAGCCTACCTGGTTCTGCTCAGTGTGGTGGGCGTGTTGGCCAACGGCCTGGTTCTCTATGTCTTTTGCCTGCAGAGAAAGCTATGCACCGTGGCCGATGTCTACCTGGGCAACCTGGCCGCTGCCGACCTGGTCATAGTGTCCTGTCTACCCTTCTGGGCCGCTACCATTGCTAACGGCTACCACTGGGAGTTCGGCGAGCCAATGTGCAAGCTGGTCAACGTGGCCATCTCCATGAACTACTACTGTAGTGTTTTCTTCCTGGTGCTGGTTAGTGTCGATCGCTACCTAGCTCTGGTCCGGCCCATGTGCCAAAGCCGACTGCGGAGGGCGTCCTGGGCCAAGCGCATCTGCCTGGGGATATGGATCATGGGGTTCCTGCTGAGTTTGCCCATCCTGTTCTTCCGCAAGGTGAAATACGTGGCCAAGGCGGGGGTGACAGCCTGCTACTTGGCTTACCCCCATCCAGACTGGGAGATCCAGCGCAATATCACCAATAACGTGGTTGGGTTCCTGCTTCCTGTGATAGTGGTGGCGTACTGCAGTCGCCACATTGTGATCGCTCTGAAAAATGGTCAGATCAGAAAAACTCCTGGTGTGAGGTCAGAGAGGAAGGCCACACAACTGGTCCTGACTGTCCTCACAGTCTTCCTCATCTGCTGGACACCCTACCAGGTGGTGCGCTTCCTGGACACACTGGATTACTTCCAGGTCACTCCAGGTTGCCTCTGGGGTCACATTCTGGACATTAGCATACAGCTGTCCACATACCTGGCATACGCCAACAGCGCCATTAACCCTTTCCTGTATGTCATTGTGGGGAGACACTTCAGGAAGAGAGCAAAAGAAGTGTTCAGGACAATGTTAAACCGCAGATTGACAGAGAAATCATTCCTGACGGTCAATTTCACCTCCAGtggaaaactggacactcaaagGATACAATGTAAACAACTAGTGAAACAAACTGTGATGATACAATGTGAACAACTTGTGAAACAAACTGTGACATGA